A portion of the Luxibacter massiliensis genome contains these proteins:
- a CDS encoding DUF262 domain-containing protein: protein MDAKEISMFRFLDGTDKKFIIPVYQRAYSWKRENCEVLFKDLMNVYKNNYMSHFFGSIVYVSNDVGGCNEHIIIDGQQRITTISLLLLAIRNYITAYADVETGINPRKIMDAYLTDIYADDGKKLKLKLIQGDDEAYGRLIGKEEPIENNSVTANYHYFFGEISKLNGQEIKGLYDAVMKLMIVNISLKPQDGDDPQLIFESLNSTGLGLDESDKIRNYVLMGMPAAQQENFYKKYWEPLEKAISRNELKVFFRYYLAVKTRELFREDRLYFGFKNFRMRQACRVEETFSDILRYAGFYETIRHPVKGRSTYENVLCRINKLEIHSCTLILLDLFKAFEQGLLSSAELTEAIGTLESYMARRIVCGLGTQYYNKLFVSLGAEIGKILEKDSTAYLDAFKYALLSKTGKSRFPNNLDFTDKFTTFELYNVKPSVRKYFFERLENFGCREVVAVEEQINDGTLTIEHVMPQTLTEEWKTDLGEQWEFIYSKYIDTVGNLTLTAYNSDYSNLRFIKKKTLPEKGFEVSKLHLNEYMKSCDSWGEREILERAGILYRSAEQIWPMAETDYDAQEEEVWVYWDDEDYDLTNKTIVKMVLLGNEIQTENVTDAYRKINVAIYNMDPAGYVAMENSWSGEEAAGFGAPYEIGPSVYINTNLNSQSKAAAIKELCEHFNLGSSDLRFLVKATFDINNEATFGAVTAGRLAYRLIEKLLAENKLTEDEVEQLKDKDFSRETFSKIAYPVLANNRDDNKGGSKKCRYYSRPVPYKGKNLYITTEWYEESREDLVQWYRRHAF from the coding sequence ATGGACGCGAAAGAGATATCAATGTTCCGGTTTTTAGATGGGACGGATAAGAAATTTATTATCCCTGTCTATCAAAGGGCCTATAGCTGGAAACGGGAAAATTGTGAAGTACTATTCAAAGATTTGATGAATGTATATAAAAATAATTACATGTCTCATTTCTTTGGCAGTATTGTATATGTTTCAAATGATGTTGGCGGATGTAATGAGCATATCATTATTGACGGGCAGCAGAGGATTACGACCATATCCTTGCTTTTGCTTGCAATCAGAAATTATATTACTGCCTATGCTGACGTTGAAACGGGGATCAACCCGCGGAAGATTATGGATGCGTATTTGACAGACATATATGCAGACGATGGGAAAAAATTGAAGCTGAAGCTGATTCAGGGAGATGATGAGGCATACGGCCGCCTAATTGGAAAAGAGGAACCAATCGAAAATAACAGCGTGACTGCTAATTACCATTATTTCTTTGGGGAAATATCCAAGCTAAACGGGCAGGAGATAAAAGGATTATACGATGCGGTCATGAAACTAATGATTGTCAATATCAGTTTGAAACCACAGGATGGGGATGATCCCCAGCTCATTTTTGAGAGTCTGAATTCCACGGGATTAGGATTAGATGAGTCAGATAAAATCCGTAATTATGTGCTCATGGGGATGCCGGCGGCACAGCAGGAGAACTTTTATAAAAAGTACTGGGAACCTTTAGAAAAGGCGATATCCCGCAATGAGCTGAAAGTATTTTTTAGATATTATCTGGCAGTAAAGACAAGAGAGCTGTTCAGGGAGGACAGGCTTTACTTTGGGTTTAAAAATTTTAGGATGAGGCAGGCCTGCAGAGTGGAAGAGACCTTTTCAGATATTTTGCGGTATGCTGGTTTTTATGAAACTATACGACATCCTGTGAAGGGACGTAGTACCTATGAAAATGTCCTGTGCAGGATAAATAAATTAGAGATTCACAGCTGTACTCTCATTTTACTGGATCTATTTAAGGCGTTTGAACAAGGCCTTTTAAGCAGTGCCGAATTGACTGAGGCAATAGGTACATTGGAAAGCTATATGGCAAGGAGGATAGTATGCGGGCTAGGGACCCAGTACTATAATAAACTGTTTGTCAGCCTTGGCGCTGAGATCGGGAAGATTTTGGAAAAGGACAGTACAGCATACTTGGATGCCTTTAAATATGCACTATTGAGTAAAACAGGGAAAAGCCGTTTTCCGAATAACCTTGACTTTACAGACAAGTTTACGACTTTTGAATTATATAATGTAAAGCCATCTGTAAGAAAATATTTCTTTGAGAGGCTTGAGAACTTCGGATGCAGAGAAGTGGTTGCCGTGGAAGAGCAGATAAATGACGGGACATTGACTATTGAACATGTTATGCCGCAAACACTGACAGAAGAGTGGAAAACGGATTTAGGGGAGCAGTGGGAATTCATATATTCCAAATACATTGACACAGTGGGAAATTTGACGCTGACGGCTTATAACAGCGATTATAGCAACCTCCGTTTTATAAAGAAAAAGACGTTGCCGGAAAAGGGATTTGAGGTGAGTAAGCTTCATCTCAATGAATACATGAAAAGCTGTGATTCCTGGGGGGAGAGGGAGATACTTGAGCGTGCAGGAATCTTGTATAGGTCGGCAGAACAGATTTGGCCTATGGCAGAGACAGATTATGATGCGCAGGAGGAAGAGGTATGGGTATATTGGGATGATGAAGATTACGACCTTACCAATAAAACGATTGTGAAGATGGTTCTGCTGGGCAATGAAATACAGACTGAGAATGTCACAGATGCTTACCGGAAAATAAATGTGGCCATCTATAATATGGACCCGGCGGGTTATGTGGCTATGGAAAACTCATGGAGTGGTGAAGAGGCAGCCGGGTTTGGCGCCCCGTATGAAATAGGGCCGTCAGTCTATATTAATACAAATCTAAATTCCCAGTCTAAAGCTGCGGCTATAAAAGAATTGTGTGAGCATTTTAATCTCGGTTCCTCAGATTTGCGGTTTTTAGTAAAGGCTACCTTTGACATCAATAATGAGGCTACGTTTGGAGCGGTTACTGCAGGCCGGCTGGCATACAGACTCATAGAAAAACTTCTGGCAGAAAACAAACTGACAGAGGATGAGGTAGAACAGTTGAAAGATAAAGATTTTTCCAGGGAAACTTTCTCCAAAATTGCATATCCTGTTCTGGCAAACAACAGAGATGACAATAAAGGCGGGAGTAAGAAGTGCAGGTACTATAGCCGGCCAGTTCCATATAAAGGGAAAAATCTATATATAACGACGGAATGGTATGAGGAAAGCAGGGAGGATCTGGTTCAGTGGTACAGGCGGCACGCCTTTTGA
- a CDS encoding Fur family transcriptional regulator, translated as MTRYGQNILDIINTAEEHMTAEQVFFALKKRFASVVMATVYNNLNSLYQQGKIRKISVEGQPDRYDKNTRHDHLVCRRCGRLTDIYLSDLTDDLEKQVGFEIEVYDLKIHYLCPECKKASS; from the coding sequence ATGACACGTTATGGACAGAACATATTGGACATTATAAATACAGCAGAGGAGCATATGACTGCAGAGCAGGTATTTTTTGCATTAAAAAAGAGATTTGCCTCTGTAGTTATGGCGACGGTATATAACAATCTGAATAGTCTATATCAGCAGGGAAAGATCCGAAAGATTAGTGTAGAAGGGCAGCCCGACCGTTATGATAAGAATACAAGGCACGACCATCTAGTCTGCCGCCGTTGTGGAAGGCTGACCGACATATATTTGTCGGATTTAACTGATGACCTGGAAAAGCAAGTAGGCTTTGAGATTGAAGTATACGACTTAAAAATACATTATCTCTGCCCTGAATGTAAAAAAGCATCCTCATAG
- a CDS encoding NUDIX hydrolase, with protein MFKLSTLCYIEKDGKYLMLHRTVKENDVNKDKWIGVGGHFEAQESPEECLVREVQEETGYTLTSYCYRGIVTFVYGEDVVEYMSLYTADGFKGDAIPCDEGELEWVDKEKVYELNIWEGDKIFFRLLEERRDFFSLKLVYDREATLLYAALDGKPMDSYSVNGAKVKE; from the coding sequence ATGTTTAAACTAAGCACATTGTGTTACATTGAGAAAGATGGGAAATATCTGATGCTCCACAGGACTGTGAAGGAGAATGATGTGAATAAGGATAAATGGATTGGAGTGGGAGGGCATTTTGAGGCTCAGGAGAGTCCAGAAGAATGTCTTGTCAGGGAAGTGCAGGAGGAGACGGGATATACTTTAACATCCTACTGCTACCGCGGGATTGTGACCTTTGTTTATGGTGAAGATGTGGTGGAGTATATGTCCTTATACACGGCAGACGGATTTAAGGGGGACGCCATTCCCTGTGATGAAGGAGAGCTGGAGTGGGTGGACAAGGAAAAAGTATATGAACTGAATATATGGGAGGGGGATAAAATCTTCTTCCGGCTGCTGGAAGAGAGGCGGGACTTTTTTTCTTTAAAACTTGTATATGACAGGGAAGCAACATTACTCTACGCAGCTCTGGATGGGAAACCGATGGATAGTTATTCGGTGAATGGAGCGAAAGTAAAGGAGTAA
- a CDS encoding MarR family winged helix-turn-helix transcriptional regulator, with amino-acid sequence MESRTDMIAQLQRYYALWRESNSMYENWAKNHGLSLNSVMVLYSFYEDGRTCTQKMISQKWVIPKQTVNSILKEFEKRGFIELVPIPADKRNKYIHLTLEGEEYVNTIIEELRDLELYVMEQMGMDSMTSLNDNLALFVELFYRGGKRENE; translated from the coding sequence ATGGAGAGCAGGACGGATATGATTGCGCAATTGCAGAGATACTATGCCCTTTGGAGGGAGAGCAATTCTATGTATGAAAATTGGGCCAAAAACCATGGACTGTCGCTAAATAGTGTTATGGTTTTGTATTCATTTTATGAGGATGGCCGAACTTGTACGCAGAAGATGATAAGCCAGAAGTGGGTGATTCCAAAACAGACAGTAAATTCTATTTTAAAAGAGTTTGAAAAGCGGGGTTTTATAGAGCTTGTACCTATCCCTGCAGATAAACGTAATAAGTATATTCATCTGACCTTGGAGGGGGAAGAGTATGTTAATACTATTATTGAAGAATTGCGGGATCTGGAATTATATGTAATGGAGCAAATGGGAATGGATAGTATGACAAGCCTGAATGATAATCTTGCCTTGTTTGTTGAGCTATTTTATAGGGGAGGTAAAAGAGAAAATGAGTAA
- a CDS encoding 6-pyruvoyl trahydropterin synthase family protein produces the protein MRSITTLDLQYAHRFYGFKGEAQYLHGHTGVLTIEVEDSVEPGVNMVFPCNEIQKTAWEVLKNFDHALILREDDPLLPAILDVYEKQGIRNGAPNNQMKGPAFKTELATAYPECRLVVTKETMTVEGMIKIVYDLLKDKLNIAKITFTSGVNAGSADFKPELKIDRCPLCGIALNENGVCPKCGYKKN, from the coding sequence ATGAGAAGTATTACAACATTAGACCTGCAGTACGCGCACAGATTTTATGGGTTCAAAGGCGAAGCACAGTATTTACACGGACATACAGGTGTCTTAACAATTGAGGTGGAAGATTCAGTTGAGCCTGGCGTAAATATGGTTTTCCCATGTAATGAGATCCAAAAGACTGCCTGGGAGGTATTAAAGAACTTTGACCATGCCCTGATCTTGAGGGAGGATGATCCTTTACTGCCGGCTATTCTTGATGTCTATGAAAAACAGGGTATCCGTAATGGCGCGCCAAACAACCAAATGAAAGGCCCTGCTTTTAAAACAGAACTCGCAACTGCATATCCAGAATGTCGTTTGGTAGTTACAAAGGAAACTATGACCGTTGAAGGCATGATCAAGATTGTTTATGACCTGCTCAAAGACAAGCTCAACATAGCTAAGATTACCTTTACCAGCGGCGTCAATGCAGGTTCCGCTGATTTTAAGCCTGAGCTTAAGATTGACCGCTGTCCACTATGCGGTATCGCCCTGAATGAGAATGGTGTCTGCCCTAAGTGCGGATATAAGAAAAATTAA
- the pflB gene encoding formate C-acetyltransferase has product MEQRSFKQWNGFTVGDWQREINVRDFIQKNVTPYEGDGSFLETKTERTGKLMERVNSLLKLEQDFGGVLDIDTQSVSSLTSYQPGYLDKEAELIVGLQTNRPLKRGVNPFGGINMARKACKAYGYELSEKIEQEFQYRTTHNDGVFRVYTDEMRRVRHAGILTGLPDAYGRGRIIGDYRRVALYGVDILIEEKKRDKAEIGKEDFDVESIRLSEEIYQQIHFLNKMKEMAQMYGYDISKPAWDAREAIQWTYFAYLAAIKEQNGAAMSLGRTGSFLDIYIQRDMESGKLDEKHAQELIDDFVMKLRLARHLRTPDYNELFGGDPMWITESVGGMDEHGRTLVTKNSFRFLNTLYNLGAAPEPNLTILWSKDLPQGFKDFCAKVSIDTDAVQYENDDLMRPVYGDDYGIACCVSAMKIGKQMQFFGARCNLPKLLLLALNGGYDTYSGSMAGPEMPVYEGDILDYGKVMERLGKYREWICRLYINTLNVIHYMHDKYAYEKTQMALHDTEVERFMACGVAGLSVLADSLSAIKYAQVKPVRDDNGYIVEFQTAGEFPTYGNDDDRADMIAKEILAGMSAELKKTKTYRNAVHTLSVLTITSNVMYGKKTGATPDGRKAKEPFAPGANPMHNREKNGALASLNSVAKLSYDDCRDGISNTFSITPDTLGKTEEERMENLVQILDGYFQQMAHHINVNVMNRELLLDAYKNPGKYPNLTIRVSGYAVHFHKLSREQQREVIMRTFHENV; this is encoded by the coding sequence ATGGAGCAGAGAAGTTTCAAACAGTGGAATGGGTTTACAGTAGGTGATTGGCAAAGAGAAATTAATGTGCGGGATTTTATCCAAAAAAATGTGACGCCTTATGAGGGGGATGGCTCTTTTCTGGAGACAAAGACTGAACGTACTGGAAAGCTTATGGAGAGGGTAAATAGCCTTTTAAAGCTGGAACAGGATTTCGGAGGGGTTTTAGATATTGATACACAGTCTGTTTCCTCTCTGACATCCTATCAGCCAGGATATTTGGATAAAGAGGCAGAGTTGATTGTAGGCCTTCAGACAAATCGGCCGCTGAAGAGAGGCGTAAATCCTTTTGGAGGAATCAATATGGCCAGAAAGGCTTGTAAGGCCTATGGATATGAACTTTCAGAGAAGATAGAGCAGGAATTCCAATACAGGACTACCCATAACGACGGGGTATTCAGAGTATATACAGATGAAATGCGGAGGGTCAGGCATGCAGGAATACTGACCGGACTGCCGGATGCATACGGGCGCGGACGTATAATTGGTGATTACAGGCGTGTGGCTCTGTATGGAGTAGATATATTGATAGAAGAGAAGAAAAGGGATAAGGCAGAAATAGGAAAAGAAGATTTTGATGTGGAGTCTATCCGGCTGTCAGAAGAGATATATCAGCAGATTCATTTTCTGAATAAAATGAAAGAAATGGCCCAGATGTATGGGTATGATATTTCAAAGCCTGCCTGGGATGCCAGAGAAGCTATCCAGTGGACCTATTTTGCGTACCTGGCAGCGATTAAAGAGCAGAACGGGGCGGCTATGTCTTTAGGGCGTACAGGCAGCTTTTTAGATATTTATATTCAGCGGGATATGGAGTCAGGGAAGCTAGATGAAAAACATGCCCAGGAACTGATTGATGATTTCGTGATGAAGCTCCGTTTGGCAAGGCATCTGCGGACACCGGATTATAATGAATTATTCGGAGGGGATCCCATGTGGATTACGGAATCTGTAGGGGGGATGGATGAGCATGGCAGGACTCTTGTCACAAAAAATAGTTTTCGGTTTTTGAATACACTTTATAATCTGGGGGCAGCGCCTGAGCCTAATCTGACAATTTTATGGTCAAAGGACCTTCCCCAGGGATTTAAAGATTTCTGTGCAAAAGTATCTATTGATACAGATGCGGTCCAGTATGAAAATGATGATCTGATGAGGCCTGTATACGGGGATGATTATGGTATTGCATGCTGCGTTTCTGCTATGAAAATTGGAAAACAGATGCAGTTTTTTGGGGCAAGATGTAATCTGCCTAAATTGCTCCTGCTGGCACTCAATGGAGGATATGATACTTATTCAGGAAGTATGGCGGGCCCTGAGATGCCCGTCTATGAGGGGGATATACTGGATTATGGCAAAGTGATGGAGAGGCTCGGGAAATACCGTGAATGGATTTGTAGATTGTATATTAATACATTGAATGTTATTCACTATATGCACGATAAATATGCATATGAAAAGACTCAGATGGCGCTTCATGATACAGAGGTTGAACGTTTTATGGCTTGCGGCGTAGCCGGGTTATCTGTGCTGGCAGATTCTCTGAGCGCCATAAAATATGCGCAAGTAAAGCCTGTCAGGGATGACAATGGATATATTGTAGAGTTTCAGACTGCCGGAGAGTTTCCTACATATGGAAACGATGATGACAGGGCAGACATGATTGCAAAAGAAATTCTTGCAGGCATGTCCGCTGAGTTAAAAAAGACAAAGACATACAGGAATGCAGTACACACATTATCAGTACTGACTATTACATCGAACGTCATGTATGGCAAAAAAACAGGAGCCACACCGGATGGGCGTAAGGCTAAGGAGCCATTTGCCCCGGGGGCAAATCCAATGCATAACAGGGAGAAGAATGGGGCATTGGCATCTCTGAATTCTGTAGCTAAACTCTCCTACGACGATTGCCGTGATGGAATTTCTAATACATTTTCCATTACTCCGGATACATTAGGGAAAACGGAAGAAGAACGGATGGAAAATCTTGTACAGATCCTGGACGGGTATTTTCAGCAGATGGCACATCATATAAACGTCAATGTAATGAACAGGGAACTCCTGCTGGATGCCTATAAAAATCCGGGGAAATATCCAAATCTTACAATTCGAGTATCTGGATATGCAGTACATTTCCATAAACTCTCACGGGAACAGCAGAGAGAAGTGATTATGCGGACATTTCATGAGAATGTTTAG
- a CDS encoding nucleotidyl transferase family protein, translating to MVEAGVIHGRFQILHLKHMEYILAAKMRCRKLYIGITHSDIVSFAATSVNDLHGTTKRDNPLTFFERFEMIQEALKDFGVGREEYEIIPFPVSQPDLILQYAPKDAVYYMSICSEWDEERFQILQKLGVETEVLWRKGQDERGITGSEVRKLIAEEKEWQQYVPKTVSEYITKHGIEERIRGLNYLYD from the coding sequence ATGGTAGAAGCAGGGGTTATACACGGAAGGTTTCAGATTTTACATTTAAAGCACATGGAGTATATACTGGCCGCAAAGATGAGGTGCAGAAAGCTCTATATAGGTATTACGCATTCAGATATTGTTTCATTTGCCGCCACATCAGTGAATGACTTACATGGAACAACCAAGAGAGACAATCCACTTACGTTTTTTGAAAGGTTCGAGATGATACAGGAGGCATTAAAGGATTTTGGGGTGGGGAGGGAAGAGTATGAAATAATACCCTTTCCGGTCAGCCAGCCTGATTTGATTCTCCAATATGCACCTAAAGATGCTGTTTATTATATGAGTATATGCAGTGAGTGGGATGAAGAGCGCTTTCAGATTCTGCAGAAATTAGGGGTGGAGACAGAAGTTTTGTGGAGAAAAGGCCAGGACGAAAGAGGAATAACTGGCTCAGAAGTCCGAAAATTAATTGCAGAGGAGAAGGAGTGGCAGCAGTATGTGCCTAAAACCGTCAGTGAATATATTACAAAACATGGAATTGAAGAAAGAATCCGCGGGTTGAATTATTTATATGATTGA
- a CDS encoding MATE family efflux transporter: protein MSNRRMFFQFVIPSVMAFALSGVYTVVDGFFVGNSLGDAGLASITLGFPISAFIQAVGTGIGLSGAIRFTILRGRDRRDEGTECFSSTVFLLALFSVLLSATVLLFLSPLLSILGAEGTSLGLTAEYVEVIALGAAFQVFGTGLVPFIRNLGGAAFAMISMIAGFLTNIVLDYLFVWVYSWGMGGAAWATIIGQAVTMMGAIGFLVKKKIGFSIPSFRKVWGYFGTILKIAVAPFGLTFSPQITTILMNRFLMVYGGEQSVAVYGCIAYIIAIVYLLLQGVGDGSQPLISKYFSEENVPVMKQMRGFAYLTSAVISFICMAVLFFTRRYVGILFGASPETNADVSNYLPLFLAVLLFLSYVRITTAYLYATEKSGMSYVLVYAEPVLIFVLLNILPHISILGLLGVWMTVPLAQLLTWCVSLYAKHRVDRQTVTKQYLEKEGITV, encoded by the coding sequence ATGAGTAACCGGCGTATGTTTTTTCAATTTGTAATTCCTTCTGTAATGGCCTTCGCACTTTCCGGAGTCTATACTGTTGTAGACGGTTTTTTTGTGGGGAATAGCCTGGGGGATGCCGGCCTGGCAAGTATTACTTTAGGGTTTCCAATTTCAGCATTCATTCAAGCTGTAGGTACAGGGATCGGTCTGTCGGGAGCTATTAGGTTTACCATTCTGCGTGGGAGAGACAGGCGCGATGAGGGCACGGAATGTTTTAGTAGTACAGTGTTCCTGCTTGCACTATTTAGTGTGCTGCTGAGCGCCACTGTACTTTTATTCCTTTCCCCATTACTAAGTATTCTTGGGGCGGAGGGCACAAGCTTAGGTTTGACCGCCGAATATGTGGAAGTGATTGCTTTGGGTGCGGCGTTCCAGGTGTTCGGGACAGGTTTAGTCCCATTTATCAGGAATCTGGGCGGCGCGGCCTTTGCCATGATTTCGATGATAGCAGGGTTTTTAACGAACATTGTTTTAGACTATTTGTTTGTATGGGTATATAGCTGGGGCATGGGAGGAGCCGCGTGGGCCACGATTATCGGGCAGGCAGTCACGATGATGGGGGCAATAGGATTTCTTGTTAAAAAGAAAATCGGTTTTTCTATTCCTTCTTTTAGAAAAGTATGGGGGTATTTTGGCACGATCCTTAAAATAGCAGTGGCTCCATTTGGCCTGACATTTTCTCCCCAAATTACAACAATTCTTATGAACCGTTTTTTGATGGTTTATGGAGGCGAACAATCTGTTGCAGTATATGGCTGTATTGCATATATCATAGCTATTGTATATTTGCTGCTGCAAGGAGTAGGCGATGGGAGCCAGCCTTTGATCAGTAAATACTTTAGTGAGGAAAATGTGCCTGTTATGAAACAGATGCGGGGTTTTGCCTATCTGACAAGCGCTGTTATCTCTTTTATTTGCATGGCAGTATTATTTTTTACCCGGAGGTATGTGGGGATTCTTTTTGGAGCGTCCCCGGAGACAAATGCCGATGTTTCCAATTATTTACCTTTATTTTTGGCAGTGCTTCTATTTCTATCTTATGTGAGGATTACCACTGCGTATTTATATGCCACAGAAAAAAGTGGAATGTCTTATGTACTGGTGTATGCCGAACCTGTCTTAATTTTTGTTTTACTAAATATCTTGCCTCATATTTCTATATTGGGACTTTTGGGCGTGTGGATGACTGTACCCCTTGCACAGCTTCTGACGTGGTGTGTTTCGCTCTATGCAAAACATCGTGTGGACCGCCAGACAGTTACTAAACAGTATTTGGAAAAGGAGGGGATTACTGTATAA
- a CDS encoding cation:proton antiporter: MLTSLAFIFLVGLAMAAACQKLKLPRIIGMLVTGIILGPYALNLLDPSILSVSADLRQMALIIILLKAGLSLNLADLKKVGRPAIMMSCIPASLEILGYFLFAPYILGITKIEAAVMGAVMGAVSPAVVIPRMVQLMESKYGTDKSIPQLIMAGASCDDIFVIVLFSTFSGMAQGGRACTADFINIPISIILGISLGAAAGYILSIFFEAAYAHKQYIRNSVKAIIILGVSFLLMAIETWLDGIVSISGLLAIVSMACVIKIKSIPFVSMRLSEKFGKLWLAAEIILFVLVGAAVDIRYTLTAGIPAVLMICIALFFRSLGVCACLLGTPIAWRERLFCTIAYLPKATVQAAIGSVPLAMGLPCGQIVLSVAVLGILITAPLGALGIDLTFKRLLKKENTKI, encoded by the coding sequence ATGTTAACATCTCTTGCTTTTATTTTTCTTGTAGGGTTGGCCATGGCCGCAGCCTGCCAAAAGCTGAAACTGCCGCGTATTATTGGTATGCTGGTTACGGGTATTATATTAGGGCCCTATGCCCTAAATTTACTGGATCCGTCTATTCTTTCTGTTTCCGCCGACTTACGGCAAATGGCTTTAATCATTATTTTACTTAAGGCAGGGTTATCACTTAACTTAGCTGACCTAAAGAAAGTCGGAAGGCCTGCTATTATGATGTCCTGTATACCGGCGAGCCTTGAAATCTTAGGATATTTTCTATTCGCCCCCTATATTCTCGGAATTACCAAAATCGAAGCTGCCGTGATGGGCGCTGTCATGGGTGCCGTGTCCCCAGCTGTAGTTATACCTCGGATGGTTCAGCTTATGGAGTCAAAATACGGCACCGATAAAAGTATACCACAGCTTATTATGGCGGGTGCTTCCTGTGATGATATTTTTGTAATTGTCCTGTTCTCCACATTTTCCGGTATGGCGCAGGGTGGCAGAGCATGTACCGCAGACTTTATAAATATCCCTATTTCCATCATACTGGGAATCTCTCTTGGCGCTGCCGCAGGGTATATTCTCAGTATATTTTTCGAAGCGGCCTATGCACATAAGCAATATATAAGGAACAGTGTGAAGGCCATCATCATCTTGGGCGTATCTTTCCTGCTCATGGCAATAGAAACATGGCTGGATGGCATTGTTTCTATATCCGGCCTGTTAGCCATTGTAAGTATGGCCTGTGTTATCAAGATTAAAAGTATCCCTTTTGTGTCCATGCGTCTTTCCGAAAAATTCGGAAAACTCTGGCTTGCAGCAGAAATCATATTATTTGTACTGGTGGGTGCCGCTGTTGATATCCGCTATACGCTTACTGCCGGCATCCCGGCAGTATTAATGATATGTATTGCATTGTTTTTCCGCTCCTTAGGTGTCTGTGCATGTCTTTTGGGAACTCCCATAGCTTGGCGGGAACGCCTTTTTTGTACAATTGCCTACCTGCCAAAAGCAACAGTACAGGCTGCAATCGGATCTGTGCCGCTGGCAATGGGACTTCCCTGCGGCCAAATTGTACTTTCTGTAGCCGTCCTCGGGATCTTAATCACTGCCCCGCTAGGTGCGCTGGGAATCGACCTGACTTTTAAACGGCTTCTAAAGAAAGAGAACACTAAAATTTAA